TTGAGATCAGGGCAGGAAATTGATGCCAGGCTCATTTTGGGCTATTACAAACATCTGCTGAAATTACCTCAGCGGTTTTTTGATACTATGAGAGTGGGTGAATTGATATCAAGAATAAATGATGCCGTCAAAATACGAGTCTTTATCAATAATACTTCTCTCTCCCTATTGGTTAATTTTTTCATCGTCTTGTTCTCTTTCATCCTGATGTTTCTTTATAAATGGGAACTTGGATTTATAATGCTTCTAATAATCCCTGTGTATCTCCTAATTTATTGGATTACCAATAGATTAAACAAAATAACGGAACGGAACATTATGGAGAAATCCGCCGATCTTGAAAGTCAAATGGTGGAATCTATTGGTTCAATAAGTACTATCAAATTATTTACGCTGGAAAAACTTATGCAGTCTAAAACTGAGAGCAGATTCACAAAATTGTTGAGTTATGGATACAGATCGTCAATAAATCAGGTACTTGGGCATTCTGCCACACAGGGAGCTTCAGGACTATTCACTATTTTATTGTTGTGGATTGGTTCAACATTTGTACTTAGAAAGGAACTGTCAGCGGGTGAAATGTTCTCTTTTTATGCAATTATAGGATACTTCACGGGCCCGGCTGCTGCACTGATCTCTTCAAATAAGACAATTCAAAACGCTTTGATAGCCTCCGACAGGCTATTTGAGATTCTCGATCTCGAAAATGAGTATCAAACGAACGGCCTGTCATTTGAAATTGAAAAAATTGAAAAAATAACCTTTACGGATGTTTCTTTTCATTATGACAACAGGGGTCCTACGTTACAGCATGTGAATTTATGTTTCAAAGCGGGCGAAATAACCGCTCTTGTTGGAGAAAGCGGGTCTGGTAAATCGACAATTTCCAAACTAATTCAGGCGTTATACCCATTAAAGAATGGTAAGATTGAATTCAATTCCTATAATCACTCAGATTTATCGATTGATACCATGAGAAAAACTATTTCGGTCGTGCCTCAAAATATTCATCTTTTTGATGGAAACATAATTGAAAATATCACTATCGGATCAAATGAAATAGATTTGAACAAATTGCAGAAAATTTGCACAGACCTTCAAATTGATCATTTTATAGAATCTCTCCCTAATCGATATCAAACTCATATCGGTGAAAACGGATTGTCTCTTTCCGGAGGACAAAAACAATTGCTGGGAATTGCAAGAGCGCTGTACAAGGGTACAGATGTTCTTATACTGGACGAAGCAAGTTCTTCCTTAGATAGTAAGGCCGAATCAGTGCTCCAAGAGATCCTTCATCGATTAAAAAAACAAAATAAAATCATTATTCTGATTTCTCACAGGTTGTTTTGCCTAACTGATGTCGATCATATTATTGTTCTGGAAAAAGGAATCATTTCGCAGAAAGGTTCTCATAAAGAACTTATTACGCAGAAAGGAATTTATCAAAATCTTTGGAACAGACAATCTATTTGAACCCTACAAATTACTATTATAATTTCTATTCAATAATTCAGGAATGAACAACTTAAAACAACTGGAGCGGATAAAAAAAATTCATAATCTTATAAAACTTGAAGCTACAGGCACACCAGAAGACCTGTCAAAAAAACTTCATATCAGTTTGCGCCAGACCTTCTCATTGCTTGAGCAAATGCGAGAACTCGAAGCACCCGTAAAATTTAACCGCAAGGCCAAAACCTATTACTATGAAAGGGAATTTGATATCAACATCACTATTTCAGTTCATGTCCTATCACATGATAAGCTCATAAATATCTATGCGGGCAGATCTACCGCAAATTTTATTCATCGAGTGCAAGGAAGGTGCAGTGAGCCAAATTATCTTCGAATAATTAAAAAAAGGCTGGACGCAGTCGGTTAGACGTAACCTTGTTTTCAAAAAAATGTTGAACGAAACTTTGATGAGAAGTTTAAAAAATTTTAATCCGTATGAATGAACAAATTAATTTAAAAACAACTTTAATGAGCCGTAACGAGCTTATGAAAACCAAAGGAGGAATTCCAATTCTCCCCGTATTGGGGGCTATAACCGCAGCTGTTAGTTTCGGAAAAATAATGGATCAGGCCGGGGAATGGTTTCTTGAAGGATGGAATGAACCAAAATAAAGGCCATGAAAGAGAATTATAGTAAATGCTGGATGGAGCTTAGCTCCACAGAATTAATGATGGTTCAGGGAGGAGGGCCAATAAAAGACGCTTTTGAATGGTATTACAAATCAGTCGGTAGTTTTTACAGAGGAATTTATGATGGACTCATGGGTAAAGAACCTTTGGTATGAAAAAATATAGCCCTGTGAAAGTTGAAAATGCCTTGGCATACATTTTACTCATTGTTGGCGTTTTAAACATTATCTTGTTTATCGATACAATTTTGACCGATTCCGGAGCAGAATATGAATTTCTCTCCGTTGCAACTAACCAAACAATCAATTCCATTTTTTATGGATCCATTGCTGCATTTCTTTTGATTGCTGGAAATAAAATGCTTAAAAAAAAACTTAATACATAGAA
This DNA window, taken from Lutimonas zeaxanthinifaciens, encodes the following:
- a CDS encoding peptidase domain-containing ABC transporter is translated as MKKKIKRVKQQDISDCGAACLVSIAAFYKLYLPIARIRQLIGTSKDGTNILGLVQGAEKIGFDAKGVKGDRNSMFQIPKPAIAHIIVKNKLHHFVVLYKVRKNHVYVMDPGGGTLKKVLLDDFEKQWTGVLVILLPGEKFTAGDERTSKTERFWGLLKPHKFILLQALMGSVFYTLLGFSTSIYIQKITDHVLVSNNYKLLHLMSIYMIFILLVQIILSTYKDIFLLRSGQEIDARLILGYYKHLLKLPQRFFDTMRVGELISRINDAVKIRVFINNTSLSLLVNFFIVLFSFILMFLYKWELGFIMLLIIPVYLLIYWITNRLNKITERNIMEKSADLESQMVESIGSISTIKLFTLEKLMQSKTESRFTKLLSYGYRSSINQVLGHSATQGASGLFTILLLWIGSTFVLRKELSAGEMFSFYAIIGYFTGPAAALISSNKTIQNALIASDRLFEILDLENEYQTNGLSFEIEKIEKITFTDVSFHYDNRGPTLQHVNLCFKAGEITALVGESGSGKSTISKLIQALYPLKNGKIEFNSYNHSDLSIDTMRKTISVVPQNIHLFDGNIIENITIGSNEIDLNKLQKICTDLQIDHFIESLPNRYQTHIGENGLSLSGGQKQLLGIARALYKGTDVLILDEASSSLDSKAESVLQEILHRLKKQNKIIILISHRLFCLTDVDHIIVLEKGIISQKGSHKELITQKGIYQNLWNRQSI
- a CDS encoding DNA-binding protein → MNNLKQLERIKKIHNLIKLEATGTPEDLSKKLHISLRQTFSLLEQMRELEAPVKFNRKAKTYYYEREFDINITISVHVLSHDKLINIYAGRSTANFIHRVQGRCSEPNYLRIIKKRLDAVG